The region GGACAATCGATTTGAATGATCGTTTTGTCTTAATGATAGATCTTGAAAAAATTCTTGGTGAGCTTGATCCAAGTATGGCTGAGAATCTGGACGGAGCAGGAGCTTTAGCTCCTGAAAAATGGTCTGCACTTATTGTTGATGACTCAGCTTCTGTCCGGACCCTGCTGAACAAAAATTTCGAAGCGGCTAACTTTGATGTTAAGCTTTTTACCAATGGTCTTGAAGCGTGGGAAGGGTTGCTCACCATGCGTAATGAAGCAAAGAACAGTGGAAAGTCTATCACTGATATGCTTGATGTTGTCGTTTCTGATATAGAAATGCCGCAAATGGATGGCTACACACTTACCCGTCAGATCAAAGAAGATGCGGAATTATCCAAGCTTCCTGTAATTTTGTTTTCTTCGCTTATAACTAAAGGGCTTTACCATAAGGGTGAGAAAGTTAAGGCAGACGATCAGGTCACAAAGCCTGAATTCGGCGCGCTTACAGGGCGGGCCATAGCGCAGATAGAAAAGTATAGAGAAAAACGAGCGGAAACTGCGCAATAACAGAATAATACAAAGCCCCTGTCAGTGATTCCGACAAGGGCTTAAAAATTTTAGCAGATTATTTTTTGTGCCATCCACGCTCTTTCATGCATTTTTCAAAAGTATTCGCCTGAGAATAGTTCTCAGAAAATTCAGCTTCATATGTTGTCGGTTCCGGAGGGGCATCGTCCGTTTCCGCTCCAATAGGGTCCATTTCCGCTGACTGCTGTTTACAGAAAGCTTTATCTTTTGCGAGGATTTCATTGCGCTGAGCTGGATCAACCAGGTTGGGGTTCTGCCATTTGGAACATCCACCAATAATCATCAGTACAGCTATAACCATCAAGATTTTTCTCATAGTTAACTCCGGTTTTTTATTCTGGTTTAAGGTCGCGTTCCATCAGGTCACAAACTGCCGTAGCAGGATCTTTGTCTTTGTACAGTATCCGATAAACCTGCTCTGTAATCGGCATTTCAACACCTAACTTTTGAGCCAGAGCATATACAGATTCAGTTGTTTTAACGCCTTCGGCGACCATTCTCATTTTAAGAATTTCAGAAAGATTGAGACCTTGTCCCAGCTTTAGGCCAACTTGTCTGTTGCGGGAAAGATCTCCGGTACATGTGAGTATGAGATCGCCGAGTCCTGACAGTCCCATAAAAGTTGCTGGATTTGCCCCCATTGCAACGCCAAGTCTACTCATTTCAGCAATACCTCGAGTTATGAGGGCTGCTCTGGCATTGTTTCCAAAATTGAGTCCGTCAGCTATTCCGGCGGCTATGGCCATAACATTTTTTATGGCTCCGCCTAATTCGACTCCACGGAAATCAGGGTTGGTATAGACCCTTAAGTAATTATTGGCAAAGAAAGCTTGAACCTCTTTTGCCAGCTTTTTATCTTCACATCCCAAAGTTATGGAAGTTGGTTTTTTCTCGCTCAATTCATAAGCAAAGGTCGGACCTGAAAGGTGTCCGTATCTAGGATTTAGTCCATCAAGAGCTTCGGCAATGACTTGAGACATCGGTGCACCTGAATTAAGTTCAATCCCCTTGCTAGCACAAATTGTAGCAGGATTGTCAGGGAAGAGATGTTTGAGGCGGCCTAGCGATGAGCGCATGAATTGGCTTGGAACAACAAGAATAAAATATTCTGCTCCGTCCATGACTTTTTCAGGATCGCAGTCGCATTTTAGTTTATTTGAAAGATTGCAATCAGGTAAATAAACTGTATTGCGGCCTGTTTTCTTAATTTCATTAATCAGTTCCGAACTTCTTCCCCACAGGCTAACATCATGGTTATTTTGGGCAAGTGTGTTTGCTAAAGCGGTACCCCATGCTCCAGCACCAATAACAGCAATCTTCATATTTACTCCTTGAAAACAAAAATATTGTGAATTCCGCAAAAATATTTCGTCTGTTTTGCGGAGATTATTTACATACACTTAATCGAATTAATGTACGCACACTAAGTGATTATGGCAACCTGCATCACAGCAAGAAGGGGCCGCATAGTTAGAGTGTATAGATTTATATCCGCATCAATAGCTTTGTCTCTGTACAAACTGCCCATGGGAATTAATTATGTTTCAACCCTTGAGCATGAAGCAATATGCAGGTATCACCTTTTTTATAAAACGAACCCGGTCTGATAATTCAGCCCGCAGTCAAGGATGGGATATGGCTATAAAATTTACCGAGATTGAAGAAAATATTTTGGCGCTTGCATGTGAAACTCTTTCCGAAAGCGCCACTCCTTATGCTGATATAGCTGAGAAAGTCGGAACTGATGAAAATATAGTTATCGAATTGCTTACTCGTCTTAAAGATGAAAAAATAATTCGCCGTTTCGGTGCAACTCTAAGGCATCAGAAAGCTGGATACGGTGCAAACGCTATGGTTGCATGGCGTGTTGAGGATTCTCAAAATCCTGAGAAAATCGGTGAACAGATGGCGAGAAGGCCGGAAATAAGCCATTGCTATTTGCGAAGGACTTATCCTGAGTGGCCTTACAATTTATACACCATGATTCACGGTAAAGGTCTTGATGATTGTAAGAACGTGGTCAGTGAACTGATGTCAGAAACAGGCATTACCGACCATTGTATTTTGAAAAGTTTGAAAGAACTGAAAAAAACTTCAATGAAATATTTTGAATTTAAAGAGGGTGCTGTATAGTTGTTGAAAAATGATTATACGCTTCTTTAAAGATTGCGGATAGATAACAATACTTAACATCATAGATAGGAGTGTCTTTTATGACTTCATCTTCTGATCTTTTTAAACACGCGCAGGAAGTGCTTCCCGGCGGTGTTAACAGCCCTGTAAGAGCTTGCAAAAGCGTCGGCTGTGATCCTCTTTTTATAGAAAAAGCTGACGGAAGTCGTATGTGGTCTGTCGATGGGCAGGAACTCATAGATTACGTAATGAGCTGGGGCCCGATGATGCTCGGTCATGGGTATCAGCCTATCAAAGACGCTGCGCTTAAAGCTGTAGAGATGGGCGCAAGTTATGGTTCTCCTTGTCCTGATGAAATAACTCTTGCGGA is a window of Desulfovibrio sp. UCD-KL4C DNA encoding:
- a CDS encoding chemotaxis protein, producing MSGKDILLDTGTNEFEIIEFYLDEADAHANNKDYFGINVAKVLEVVEAPQGLEAAEGAPHPSYLGTMSLRDIILPVIDLSVWLGIKRKESEFQLIIVTEINSIITGFLVSGVTQIHRIGWTDLKTPSKYIADMNSNCITGTIDLNDRFVLMIDLEKILGELDPSMAENLDGAGALAPEKWSALIVDDSASVRTLLNKNFEAANFDVKLFTNGLEAWEGLLTMRNEAKNSGKSITDMLDVVVSDIEMPQMDGYTLTRQIKEDAELSKLPVILFSSLITKGLYHKGEKVKADDQVTKPEFGALTGRAIAQIEKYREKRAETAQ
- a CDS encoding NAD(P)H-dependent glycerol-3-phosphate dehydrogenase, encoding MKIAVIGAGAWGTALANTLAQNNHDVSLWGRSSELINEIKKTGRNTVYLPDCNLSNKLKCDCDPEKVMDGAEYFILVVPSQFMRSSLGRLKHLFPDNPATICASKGIELNSGAPMSQVIAEALDGLNPRYGHLSGPTFAYELSEKKPTSITLGCEDKKLAKEVQAFFANNYLRVYTNPDFRGVELGGAIKNVMAIAAGIADGLNFGNNARAALITRGIAEMSRLGVAMGANPATFMGLSGLGDLILTCTGDLSRNRQVGLKLGQGLNLSEILKMRMVAEGVKTTESVYALAQKLGVEMPITEQVYRILYKDKDPATAVCDLMERDLKPE
- a CDS encoding Lrp/AsnC family transcriptional regulator — translated: MAIKFTEIEENILALACETLSESATPYADIAEKVGTDENIVIELLTRLKDEKIIRRFGATLRHQKAGYGANAMVAWRVEDSQNPEKIGEQMARRPEISHCYLRRTYPEWPYNLYTMIHGKGLDDCKNVVSELMSETGITDHCILKSLKELKKTSMKYFEFKEGAV